A stretch of Faecalibacterium duncaniae DNA encodes these proteins:
- the ant(6) gene encoding aminoglycoside 6-adenylyltransferase has protein sequence MRSEKEVYDIVLNFAKTDKRIRMVTLEGSRTNTNIPPDDFQDFDITFFVTDMDSFTSDDKWLDIFGERLILQKPEDMELFPAVEKGFSYLMLFTDDVKIDLTLLPLELIDEYFTWDKLVKLLLDKDNRIVKPPIPTDIDYHLQKPTQRMFDDCCNEFWNTTTYVVKGLCRKEILFAIDHMNDIVRKELLRMISWLIGIKQGFHFSLGKNYKFMKQYAPEELWERLMSTYNMDSYPHMWESFEQCMALFREVSSEVACQLDYQYPLYDEKISNYVIRQKKKYGIEDDNK, from the coding sequence ATGAGATCAGAAAAGGAAGTTTATGATATTGTTTTGAATTTTGCAAAAACAGACAAACGCATTCGCATGGTTACTTTGGAAGGATCTAGAACAAATACAAATATTCCGCCTGATGATTTTCAGGATTTTGATATTACTTTTTTTGTTACGGATATGGACAGCTTCACAAGTGATGATAAATGGCTAGATATATTTGGTGAAAGGTTGATTCTGCAAAAGCCGGAAGATATGGAATTATTTCCAGCTGTAGAAAAGGGATTTTCATATTTAATGCTGTTTACTGATGATGTTAAGATAGATTTAACTTTGCTGCCGCTGGAACTGATAGACGAGTATTTTACATGGGATAAACTGGTAAAGTTACTGTTGGATAAAGACAACCGTATCGTAAAGCCGCCAATACCAACGGATATAGACTACCACTTGCAGAAGCCTACTCAAAGAATGTTTGACGATTGCTGTAATGAATTTTGGAATACTACAACATATGTAGTAAAGGGCTTATGCCGCAAAGAAATTCTTTTTGCTATTGACCATATGAATGATATAGTACGAAAAGAATTGCTTCGCATGATTTCCTGGCTGATTGGTATCAAACAGGGATTTCATTTCAGTTTGGGAAAAAACTATAAATTTATGAAGCAATATGCCCCAGAGGAATTGTGGGAACGACTTATGTCCACTTATAATATGGATTCCTATCCCCATATGTGGGAATCCTTTGAACAATGTATGGCATTGTTCCGGGAGGTTTCGTCAGAAGTGGCATGCCAGTTGGATTACCAGTATCCACTATATGATGAAAAAATCAGTAATTATGTGATTCGGCAAAAGAAAAAATATGGCATTGAAGATGATAACAAATAA
- a CDS encoding helix-turn-helix domain-containing protein — translation MELSIQERLKDLRVERGLTLEQLAEQTHLSKSALGSYEGDKFKDISHYALIELAKFYEVTVDYLLGRSETKNHSNADLADLRLSDDMIELLKSGLVDNSLLCELATHPDFPRLMADLEIYVNGVAGKQVQSANAIVDAVSATIMKQHNPGLTDPQLRQLITAHIDDDSFCRYVIQQDINKIALDLREAHKDDFFSVPEDNPLEDFLQTAEETTSPDSDPEQAAMMFICKRLKLNYKKLSEEEKKWLKKIAQKSDLLKNPKPQRGRK, via the coding sequence ATGGAACTATCCATACAAGAACGATTGAAAGACCTGCGTGTAGAGCGTGGCTTGACGCTGGAACAACTTGCGGAGCAGACCCATCTCTCCAAGTCTGCTTTGGGTAGTTATGAGGGGGACAAGTTCAAGGACATTAGCCACTATGCCCTTATTGAGTTGGCAAAGTTTTATGAAGTGACCGTTGATTATCTGCTGGGCCGGTCTGAAACGAAAAATCACTCAAACGCCGACCTTGCAGACCTGCGTTTGAGTGACGATATGATTGAACTATTGAAAAGCGGGTTGGTGGACAATTCCCTCTTATGTGAACTGGCGACACACCCGGATTTCCCCCGGCTCATGGCCGACCTTGAAATTTATGTGAATGGCGTGGCGGGAAAACAGGTGCAGAGCGCAAATGCCATCGTGGACGCTGTGAGCGCAACGATTATGAAACAGCACAATCCCGGCTTGACCGACCCGCAGTTACGGCAGCTTATTACCGCCCATATTGACGACGACAGCTTTTGCCGCTATGTGATACAGCAGGACATAAACAAGATAGCCCTCGACCTGCGGGAAGCCCATAAGGACGATTTTTTTAGTGTCCCGGAGGACAACCCACTGGAAGATTTCTTGCAGACCGCAGAGGAAACCACCAGCCCGGACAGCGACCCAGAGCAGGCGGCTATGATGTTTATCTGCAAGCGGCTCAAACTGAATTATAAGAAGCTGTCCGAGGAAGAAAAGAAGTGGCTGAAAAAGATTGCACAGAAGTCGGACTTGCTGAAAAATCCAAAGCCGCAGCGAGGACGGAAGTAA
- a CDS encoding ABC transporter permease: protein MTWPFENDTSAIVKKLAKRNVSSNRIFCFFNVLTIALAISLIVGISLFQQGSKISEQKILNQMQQATIGGLTAEQIEVLKKEPDLEDIVPYKHSDSFLMDGIKFEAVYMPTGFGIIKSYELVSGTCPEQYNEIVIDKNVQLELGYQLNIGDTITLPTAGSKTEDFIITGFTDNVETGTFYFYVSPAYAEQGVLLSDIPYSALIRVNGATEMGLIDFENTVYRLALSQDISRNQLYFNSKFCSSLISGSGMGGVLLATLFIAFSSGIVIYSVFYLSVSNQVSQIGQLKTIGMTEKQIKRMIRKEGYRFCLFGIPAGITVGIIFAYLLEPNGITIINAIATSILAIILGIIIVQISVYKPAQIASNISPIEATKYVGNDPELKESRVQNRKNHIRLSPYSLAVLSEKQNRKKHNLTIASLAIGGILFMVGATFISSWNPDSFARMGNLEDGEYYITINHNTLVNPKPYGISEYQVNTPFSQELMEELQQIPEVKEIYATERTAAIIEYHDEQLEIPIIPITPDNQEEILKTLPVDWTYETLVKQDAMVILGTSVQKEVYHACPSIGEKVTLRWFDGAEHSIDILIAGTSEKSMNEGFYLPKETIEKLWGDMDLTASLTLSVPEYEKVGKSVESKLNNILSRHPDLVMETLQEVKASSANTIHNTSVQVYGVSAFVIMFSIFNLTNTLISRISTRRKEFGILESIGMTKKQIKKMLLHESVLLIIPCLIITVVAGTLMGYLLVRILSANGLTYFQYTFPFIPLLIYGVCLIITPIIISAICLKIQCRNSLVERIKMAD, encoded by the coding sequence ATGACATGGCCTTTTGAGAATGACACCAGCGCCATTGTAAAGAAATTAGCAAAACGCAATGTATCTTCAAATCGTATTTTTTGCTTTTTTAATGTTTTGACCATTGCGCTGGCAATTAGTTTGATTGTGGGAATCTCCTTATTCCAACAAGGCAGCAAAATTAGTGAACAAAAGATTTTGAATCAAATGCAGCAAGCTACCATCGGGGGGCTTACAGCAGAACAGATAGAAGTTCTGAAAAAAGAACCTGATCTTGAAGATATTGTACCCTATAAGCATAGTGATAGTTTTCTGATGGATGGGATCAAATTTGAAGCGGTTTATATGCCGACTGGTTTTGGAATTATAAAATCCTATGAATTAGTCAGTGGAACCTGTCCAGAACAGTACAATGAAATTGTAATTGATAAAAATGTTCAATTAGAGCTGGGGTATCAGCTAAATATAGGAGATACCATCACTTTACCAACGGCGGGGAGTAAAACAGAGGATTTCATCATTACTGGTTTTACTGATAATGTGGAAACAGGAACATTTTACTTTTATGTCTCCCCAGCGTATGCAGAACAGGGTGTGTTATTATCGGATATTCCATATAGTGCCTTGATTCGTGTAAATGGTGCCACGGAAATGGGACTTATTGATTTTGAGAATACAGTATATCGTCTGGCTTTATCCCAAGACATAAGCAGGAACCAACTTTATTTTAATAGCAAATTCTGTTCCTCACTTATTAGTGGATCAGGAATGGGAGGTGTTCTTTTAGCTACTCTTTTTATTGCATTTTCAAGCGGAATTGTCATATACAGTGTGTTCTACCTTTCGGTATCAAATCAAGTATCGCAGATTGGACAGCTCAAAACTATTGGCATGACAGAAAAACAAATTAAGCGGATGATTCGTAAAGAAGGGTATCGTTTCTGCCTGTTCGGAATACCTGCCGGTATTACAGTAGGTATCATATTTGCATATTTGTTAGAGCCGAATGGAATAACGATTATCAATGCCATAGCCACAAGTATTTTAGCAATAATATTAGGCATTATCATCGTACAAATTTCCGTATACAAGCCCGCACAAATAGCTTCAAATATTTCCCCTATTGAAGCAACAAAATATGTTGGAAACGATCCAGAACTAAAAGAAAGTAGAGTGCAGAATAGGAAAAATCATATTCGGCTCTCACCGTATTCTTTAGCCGTATTGAGCGAAAAGCAGAATCGAAAAAAACACAATCTGACGATTGCCTCGCTTGCAATCGGCGGGATTTTATTTATGGTTGGAGCCACTTTTATATCATCATGGAATCCAGATTCCTTTGCAAGAATGGGGAATTTGGAAGATGGAGAATATTATATTACGATTAACCACAATACATTAGTCAACCCGAAACCGTATGGTATTTCGGAGTATCAAGTTAATACGCCTTTTTCACAAGAACTCATGGAAGAATTGCAACAAATCCCGGAAGTTAAAGAGATTTATGCTACGGAGAGAACCGCAGCCATTATTGAGTATCACGATGAACAATTAGAAATTCCCATTATTCCGATTACGCCTGATAATCAGGAGGAAATTTTGAAAACGCTTCCTGTTGATTGGACATACGAAACATTGGTGAAACAAGACGCTATGGTTATATTAGGAACAAGCGTACAGAAAGAAGTCTATCATGCTTGCCCGTCAATAGGAGAAAAAGTGACATTACGATGGTTTGATGGGGCTGAACACAGCATAGATATTTTGATTGCCGGTACTTCCGAAAAAAGTATGAATGAGGGCTTTTATCTCCCCAAAGAAACCATAGAAAAGTTGTGGGGCGATATGGATTTAACAGCTTCCTTAACTTTGTCCGTACCTGAATATGAAAAAGTGGGTAAATCAGTAGAAAGCAAATTAAATAATATACTGTCCCGACACCCTGATTTGGTAATGGAAACCTTACAAGAGGTAAAAGCATCTTCGGCAAATACGATTCATAATACCAGCGTACAAGTTTATGGGGTATCTGCCTTTGTCATTATGTTTAGCATTTTTAATCTGACAAACACCTTGATTAGTCGTATCAGTACAAGGAGAAAAGAATTTGGAATATTGGAATCTATCGGTATGACAAAAAAACAGATAAAGAAAATGCTGCTGCATGAAAGTGTCTTACTGATTATTCCATGCTTGATTATTACGGTTGTGGCAGGAACCTTGATGGGTTATTTGTTAGTACGGATATTGTCTGCGAATGGATTAACTTATTTTCAATATACTTTTCCTTTTATTCCATTACTGATTTACGGTGTCTGCTTAATAATAACACCTATTATAATTTCTGCTATCTGTCTAAAAATTCAATGCAGAAATTCGTTGGTGGAACGGATCAAAATGGCAGACTGA
- a CDS encoding helix-turn-helix domain-containing protein: MNDKKRLNSYEDLPLVLDVADIQRIMGISRASAYELVHTPGFPAFRRGRLIKVSKIAFFEWMAKGSETVPGSDK, translated from the coding sequence ATGAACGATAAAAAGAGATTGAACAGCTACGAGGATTTACCGCTGGTTCTGGATGTGGCGGACATTCAGCGGATTATGGGAATTTCAAGAGCGAGCGCCTATGAGCTGGTACACACACCCGGCTTTCCAGCGTTCCGCAGGGGCAGACTTATCAAGGTCAGCAAAATTGCTTTCTTTGAATGGATGGCAAAAGGCTCCGAAACCGTACCGGGAAGCGACAAATAA
- a CDS encoding ABC transporter ATP-binding protein: MSILQTIDLKKYYGTEPNITRALDGVNFSVNDGEFVAVVGTSGSGKSTLLHMMGGLDTPTSGNVIVRDKELSKMNDEQLTIFRRRNIGFIFQNYNLVPILNVYENIVLPVELDGDTVDQKFLDEIVHLLGLEDKLKNMPNNLSGGQQQRVAIARALITKPAIVLADEPTGNLDSKTSAEVLGLIKRTSAEFRQTVVMITHNDDIARLADRIVRIEDGKIVE, translated from the coding sequence ATGAGCATTTTACAGACTATCGACCTGAAAAAGTATTACGGCACAGAGCCGAACATCACCCGCGCCCTTGACGGCGTGAACTTCTCCGTAAATGACGGCGAATTTGTGGCCGTTGTGGGAACCTCCGGCAGCGGCAAGTCTACCCTGCTTCACATGATGGGCGGGCTGGACACCCCTACTTCCGGCAATGTGATTGTCCGGGACAAAGAACTGTCGAAGATGAACGACGAACAGCTCACCATCTTTCGCCGCCGCAACATCGGCTTTATCTTCCAGAACTATAACCTTGTTCCCATCCTGAATGTGTATGAGAACATCGTCCTGCCGGTGGAGCTGGACGGGGACACGGTGGATCAGAAGTTTTTGGACGAGATCGTTCACCTGCTGGGGCTGGAAGATAAACTGAAAAATATGCCGAACAATCTTTCCGGCGGACAGCAGCAGCGTGTGGCTATCGCCCGCGCCTTGATTACCAAACCGGCTATCGTGCTGGCCGACGAGCCGACCGGCAACCTTGACAGCAAGACCAGCGCCGAGGTGCTGGGGCTTATCAAGCGCACCAGTGCGGAGTTTCGGCAAACTGTTGTGATGATTACGCACAATGACGACATTGCCCGCCTTGCAGATCGGATTGTCCGCATTGAGGACGGAAAGATTGTGGAGTAA
- the mobV gene encoding MobV family relaxase, producing the protein MAQHAILRFEKHKGNPARPLEAHHERQKEQYASNPDIDTSRSKYNFHIVKPEGRYYHFIQSRIEQAGCRTRKDSTRFVDTLITASPEFFKGKSPKEIQAFFQRAAAFLISRVGRENIVSAVVHMDEKTPHLHLTFVPLTKDNRLCAKEIIGNRANLTKWQDDFHAYMVEKYPDLERGESASKTGRKHIPTRLFKQAVSLSRQARAIEATLDGINPLNAGKKKEEALSMLKKWFPQMENFSGQLKKYKVTIHDLLAENEKLEARARASESGKIKDRMERAKLESELHDMQRLVDRIPPDILAELKRQQHGKER; encoded by the coding sequence ATGGCGCAACACGCAATTTTGCGGTTTGAGAAGCACAAGGGCAACCCGGCAAGGCCGCTGGAAGCCCATCACGAAAGACAGAAAGAACAATACGCCAGCAACCCCGACATTGACACCAGCCGGAGCAAATACAACTTCCATATCGTCAAGCCGGAGGGACGCTATTACCACTTCATTCAGAGCCGTATCGAGCAGGCTGGGTGCCGGACAAGGAAAGACAGCACACGGTTTGTCGATACGCTGATAACTGCCAGCCCGGAGTTTTTCAAGGGGAAATCCCCAAAGGAGATACAGGCGTTTTTCCAGAGGGCGGCGGCTTTCCTCATTAGCCGGGTAGGACGGGAAAATATCGTGTCGGCGGTGGTACACATGGACGAGAAAACGCCCCACCTGCATTTGACCTTTGTTCCGCTGACAAAGGACAACCGCCTGTGTGCAAAGGAGATTATCGGCAACCGGGCAAACCTGACGAAGTGGCAGGATGACTTTCACGCCTATATGGTGGAGAAATATCCCGACTTGGAGCGTGGGGAAAGCGCCAGCAAGACAGGCCGGAAGCATATCCCCACCCGGCTTTTCAAACAGGCAGTTTCCCTCTCCCGGCAGGCCAGAGCCATTGAAGCCACGCTGGACGGCATTAACCCGCTGAACGCCGGAAAGAAAAAAGAGGAAGCCCTCTCCATGCTGAAAAAGTGGTTTCCGCAGATGGAGAATTTCTCTGGGCAACTGAAAAAGTACAAGGTCACAATCCATGACCTGCTGGCGGAAAATGAGAAGCTGGAAGCACGAGCCAGAGCCAGCGAGAGCGGCAAAATCAAAGACCGCATGGAACGGGCAAAACTGGAAAGCGAACTGCACGATATGCAAAGGCTGGTTGACCGTATCCCGCCGGATATACTGGCGGAACTGAAACGGCAGCAGCATGGAAAGGAAAGGTGA
- a CDS encoding DUF3847 domain-containing protein: protein MEKSLEQLKQEYEKTTVLLEQEKRKMQRLKNRQAYLESGSRKQRTHRLITRGAAIESIAPQTKELSEAEFYSLMESILNLPQAEHFIRSATENHARISGQEKGGD from the coding sequence ATGGAAAAATCTTTGGAACAGTTGAAGCAGGAATATGAAAAAACCACTGTCCTGCTGGAACAGGAAAAACGGAAAATGCAGCGTTTGAAAAACCGGCAGGCGTATCTGGAAAGCGGTTCCCGGAAACAGAGGACGCACCGGCTGATTACCCGTGGGGCAGCTATTGAGAGCATTGCACCACAGACAAAGGAGCTATCCGAAGCGGAATTTTATTCCCTCATGGAAAGCATTTTGAATCTGCCGCAGGCGGAGCATTTCATCCGGTCTGCCACAGAGAACCACGCCCGTATTTCCGGGCAGGAGAAAGGCGGTGACTAA
- a CDS encoding replication initiator protein A, which yields MTNTIYIHQPEKAFSFTRLPNFLFEAPTFKPLSNEAKILYAFILRRTELSRKNGWADDCGRIFLYYPICEVVDLLHCGRQKAVNTLRELQYAGLVEIQKQGCGKPNRIFPKSYEAVPNTDFKKSRSGTPED from the coding sequence ATGACAAATACCATCTATATCCATCAGCCGGAAAAGGCGTTCAGCTTCACCCGGCTCCCGAATTTCCTCTTTGAAGCCCCCACATTCAAGCCCCTGTCCAACGAGGCAAAGATTCTGTACGCCTTTATCCTGCGCCGGACAGAGTTATCCCGCAAGAATGGGTGGGCGGATGACTGCGGACGGATTTTCCTGTATTACCCTATCTGTGAAGTAGTTGACCTGCTCCACTGTGGGCGGCAGAAAGCGGTGAACACCCTGCGGGAACTGCAATACGCCGGACTGGTGGAGATCCAGAAGCAGGGCTGTGGAAAACCCAACCGCATTTTCCCCAAATCCTATGAAGCGGTTCCAAACACCGACTTCAAGAAATCCCGTTCTGGTACGCCGGAGGACTGA
- a CDS encoding DUF6076 domain-containing protein — protein MKERILIGEEQQIRFRLNGSQNAEVLCDMTRPLGTFLINFERDTDRDWNLYGLSPLRQALHSNRWKQPELEQAASEFLWEKYLSNDPLKMYVAFRIWNSYLLAREPRDRNAACDRFMDKMSRLTGVFQNETMSFDRETGKPKQFQAGSLYFKGAPSEDTRLDLWFPDNRRTEECVSAYASLYPLITYYLNRLNDWGLCFRRCKVCGKYFLAKSQRYELCSDKCRKAQALQNKREFDERSRENNYDLLYKNECQNWRNKINRVKNTAGFPADRLEKIQASFSDFKKEALQRKKAVKTGTASPKEFTDWLYQQSNVIVELTEI, from the coding sequence ATGAAAGAGCGGATTTTGATTGGGGAAGAACAGCAGATCCGCTTCCGTCTGAACGGGAGCCAAAACGCAGAGGTGCTTTGTGATATGACACGCCCACTGGGAACTTTTTTGATAAACTTTGAGCGTGACACGGACAGAGACTGGAACTTATACGGGCTTTCTCCGCTGCGGCAAGCTCTCCACTCCAACCGATGGAAACAGCCGGAGCTGGAGCAGGCGGCAAGCGAATTTCTTTGGGAGAAATATCTTAGCAACGACCCTCTGAAAATGTATGTGGCGTTCCGTATCTGGAACAGCTATCTGCTTGCCAGAGAACCCCGTGACCGTAACGCTGCCTGTGACCGCTTCATGGATAAAATGAGCAGACTGACCGGGGTATTCCAAAACGAAACCATGAGCTTTGACAGGGAGACAGGAAAACCGAAACAATTTCAAGCTGGCAGCCTTTATTTCAAAGGCGCACCGTCAGAAGATACCCGGCTTGACCTCTGGTTCCCGGACAACCGGCGCACAGAAGAATGTGTGTCTGCCTATGCGTCCCTCTACCCGTTGATTACCTATTATCTGAACAGGCTGAATGACTGGGGGCTTTGCTTCCGGCGGTGCAAGGTCTGTGGAAAATATTTTCTGGCAAAGAGCCAGCGGTATGAGCTGTGCAGCGACAAGTGCCGAAAAGCACAGGCGCTTCAAAACAAGCGGGAATTTGACGAGAGGTCAAGAGAAAATAACTATGACCTGCTTTATAAAAATGAATGCCAGAACTGGCGCAACAAAATAAACCGGGTAAAAAATACCGCAGGCTTTCCGGCTGACCGTCTGGAAAAAATACAGGCTTCCTTTTCCGACTTTAAGAAAGAAGCCTTACAGAGAAAAAAGGCTGTAAAAACAGGAACGGCCAGCCCGAAAGAATTTACGGACTGGCTGTATCAGCAGAGTAATGTAATTGTTGAGCTGACCGAGATATGA
- a CDS encoding cysteine-rich VLP domain-containing protein, translating into MRDNPYKDLPPLERRPDGSLYRMTPAQRKQAASLIRRECCCCEDGNCIVLDDGDTCTCPQTASFSVCCKWFRWAVLPLDGTLEAEIFRDKDLKRCAVCGGVFVPKSNRAKYCPGCAARVHRRQKTESERKRRSAVDS; encoded by the coding sequence ATGAGAGATAACCCCTATAAAGACTTGCCGCCGCTGGAACGCAGGCCGGACGGTTCCCTTTACCGCATGACACCGGCGCAGAGAAAACAGGCGGCCAGCCTGATACGCCGGGAGTGCTGTTGCTGTGAGGACGGCAACTGCATTGTCCTTGACGATGGGGACACCTGCACCTGCCCGCAGACGGCTTCTTTCTCGGTCTGCTGTAAGTGGTTCCGCTGGGCGGTCTTGCCGCTGGACGGGACGCTGGAAGCGGAGATTTTCCGTGATAAGGACTTGAAACGCTGTGCGGTCTGCGGCGGCGTGTTCGTCCCCAAATCCAACCGGGCAAAATACTGCCCCGGCTGTGCCGCCAGAGTTCACAGGCGGCAGAAAACAGAAAGTGAACGGAAAAGGAGGTCTGCTGTGGACAGTTAG
- a CDS encoding ABC transporter permease: MTWPFENDTSGIVKRISNRSISANRKRNIFIILTIALASALLSAIVLYGFGVMQETQNRNQKTAQIMYHAISEQQGQELYKQEEIAWVGEFFNAFSEQVNHSTVNFTYANADMLKSQSMLYSGDLPASENEIVVQESFLDSLGYSNELGQTIQIPFSDGTTHDFKLTGILDVKTGDIGRYTAIISKELVRQQYGDGGMIDYYIGLKGAQNMSEEEATNYANTLAQQLKISDDNVIVRSTYFNLKDENHGSDMLFYFLIGFVTFIGSGIVIYSIFYISVASSIRNYGQLRTIGTTKRQIKKMVYREGKLLAAIAIPIGLVIGNVIGYFLIPAGWYWLTTLCVTVGVGLFAFIIVMIAIHTPVKRAAAVSPLEALRYSDYQGKMKESSVLHRKITPASLAKMNLSRQKAKSTLTILSLSLGGVLVVLISTMLVSYDGVAEARGRAFPVGEFNIQLNANQSWDTAGISLSGLQQKNFLNADFINAVESIDGVTGIKHWYYTDAEYRVNGNSGKWIQGFCRDEQQNLEKERIAGTTDYDELVAGNGIVLLQERADLYDIEAALGDTVEVDYKTESGQIRTKAYTVMGIVNEYSYSGFSKCFALPEQFMNEATGIDCTGTISVITDMKKYDTVEAALNQLIDGNSDLVMETIKESITYYSGLQQLSFGVLLIVAVIVVCFSLINLVNTTITNFLSRRQEIGMLQAIGLSKKQLIKMLCYEGLMYSVFATLVTLVLGTGLGFLSVQVVVKTMNPYFYYSFPWLIVLIYLAILLIVQFTLISYTTGNLKKQSLVEQIRTME; this comes from the coding sequence ATGACATGGCCTTTTGAAAATGATACCAGCGGCATAGTAAAGCGCATATCAAACCGCAGTATATCGGCAAATCGAAAAAGAAATATCTTTATTATTTTGACGATTGCACTTGCCAGCGCATTGCTATCTGCTATTGTCCTCTATGGCTTTGGGGTTATGCAGGAAACGCAGAACCGCAACCAAAAAACAGCGCAGATTATGTATCATGCGATTTCTGAACAACAGGGACAGGAACTATACAAGCAAGAAGAAATTGCGTGGGTTGGGGAATTTTTTAACGCATTTTCTGAACAGGTAAACCATTCAACCGTGAATTTTACTTATGCAAATGCAGATATGCTAAAATCCCAAAGTATGCTCTATTCGGGAGATTTACCAGCTTCGGAGAATGAAATTGTAGTGCAAGAATCCTTTTTGGATAGTTTGGGCTATTCAAATGAATTGGGACAGACAATTCAAATCCCCTTTTCTGACGGCACTACCCATGATTTCAAATTGACGGGAATCTTAGATGTGAAAACCGGCGATATTGGGCGCTATACAGCCATTATATCGAAAGAATTAGTAAGACAGCAGTATGGCGACGGAGGCATGATTGATTATTACATTGGGCTGAAAGGCGCTCAAAACATGAGCGAGGAAGAAGCCACCAACTATGCAAACACTCTGGCGCAGCAATTAAAAATTTCCGATGATAATGTGATTGTCCGTTCCACATATTTTAACTTAAAGGACGAAAATCACGGAAGCGATATGCTGTTCTATTTCTTGATCGGTTTTGTAACTTTCATTGGTTCCGGCATTGTGATCTATTCGATTTTTTATATTTCAGTAGCAAGCAGTATCCGTAACTATGGACAGCTTCGCACAATCGGAACTACAAAACGACAGATCAAAAAGATGGTTTACCGCGAGGGGAAATTACTTGCTGCCATTGCTATCCCGATTGGTTTGGTTATTGGAAATGTGATTGGGTACTTCCTGATTCCTGCCGGTTGGTACTGGCTGACTACTTTATGTGTGACGGTCGGGGTTGGCCTTTTTGCATTTATTATTGTGATGATTGCCATTCATACTCCTGTAAAAAGAGCTGCGGCAGTATCTCCGCTGGAAGCATTGCGATATTCCGATTATCAGGGGAAAATGAAAGAAAGTTCCGTGTTGCACCGTAAAATAACGCCTGCTTCACTTGCTAAAATGAATCTGTCCAGGCAAAAGGCAAAGTCCACTTTAACAATACTTTCTCTTTCACTCGGCGGAGTATTGGTTGTATTGATTTCGACAATGTTAGTTTCCTATGATGGCGTTGCAGAGGCAAGAGGCAGGGCTTTCCCTGTCGGTGAATTTAACATTCAGCTCAACGCAAATCAATCGTGGGACACTGCTGGTATTTCTTTGTCTGGATTGCAGCAAAAGAATTTTCTAAATGCCGATTTTATAAATGCAGTAGAATCTATTGATGGCGTTACAGGAATCAAGCACTGGTATTACACGGACGCAGAATATCGTGTAAATGGTAATTCTGGAAAATGGATTCAGGGCTTTTGCCGAGATGAACAGCAGAATTTGGAGAAAGAGCGAATTGCGGGAACGACTGATTATGATGAACTGGTGGCAGGCAATGGAATTGTCTTGCTTCAAGAGCGTGCCGATCTCTATGATATTGAGGCTGCGTTGGGTGATACCGTCGAAGTGGACTATAAAACCGAATCCGGCCAAATTCGCACAAAGGCCTATACCGTCATGGGCATTGTAAACGAATATTCTTACTCCGGCTTCTCAAAATGCTTTGCGCTTCCGGAGCAGTTTATGAATGAAGCGACCGGGATAGATTGCACAGGTACGATTTCCGTAATTACCGATATGAAAAAATATGATACGGTAGAAGCTGCATTAAATCAACTGATAGACGGAAATAGCGATTTGGTTATGGAAACCATAAAAGAAAGTATCACTTATTATAGCGGACTTCAACAACTTTCTTTCGGGGTATTGTTGATCGTGGCTGTTATTGTTGTGTGCTTTTCTTTAATCAACCTTGTCAATACGACAATCACAAACTTCTTATCCCGTAGGCAGGAAATTGGAATGTTACAGGCGATTGGTTTGAGTAAAAAGCAGCTTATCAAAATGCTGTGCTATGAGGGGTTAATGTATTCAGTTTTTGCTACGCTGGTAACATTGGTTTTGGGGACTGGACTGGGCTTCCTATCCGTACAGGTCGTTGTGAAAACGATGAATCCATACTTTTACTATTCATTTCCGTGGCTGATCGTATTGATATATTTAGCAATCCTGCTGATTGTGCAATTCACCTTGATTTCTTACACAACTGGAAATCTGAAAAAACAATCTCTTGTTGAGCAAATCAGGACGATGGAATAG